From a region of the Bacillus marinisedimentorum genome:
- the spoIVA gene encoding stage IV sporulation protein A, which translates to MEKVDIFKDIAERTDGDIYLGVVGAVRTGKSTFIKKFMELVVLPNIESESDRARTQDELPQSAAGRTIMTTEPKFVPNQAVSLDVDEGLEVRVRLVDCVGYTVPGAKGYEDENGPRMINTPWYEEPIPFHEAAEIGTRKVIQEHSTIGVVITTDGTIGEIPRSDYLQAEERVIEELKEVGKPFIMVVNTVQPHHPDTEALRQKLNEKYDIPVLAMSIESMREQDVNNVLREALYEFPVLEVNVNLPSWVMVLKEDHWLRQSYQEAVQDTVKDIKRLRDVDFVVGQFNEYEFIDRAGLAGIEMGQGIAEIDLYAPDDLYDQILKEVVGVEIRGKDHLLEIMQDLSHAKSEYDQVADALKMVKQTGYGIAAPALSDMSLDEPEIIRQGSRFGVRLKAVAPSIHMIKVDVESEFAPIIGTEKQSEELVRYLMQDFEDDPLSIWSSDIFGRSLSSIVREGIQAKLSLMPENARYKLKETLERIINEGSGGLIAIIL; encoded by the coding sequence ATGGAAAAGGTAGATATTTTTAAAGATATTGCGGAACGAACGGACGGAGATATATATCTCGGTGTCGTGGGAGCCGTCCGGACAGGCAAATCAACATTCATTAAGAAGTTCATGGAGCTTGTCGTTCTGCCAAATATCGAAAGTGAATCAGACAGGGCGAGGACCCAGGATGAGCTGCCTCAATCAGCTGCCGGGCGGACGATCATGACGACAGAACCGAAATTCGTCCCAAATCAGGCAGTGTCACTGGATGTAGACGAAGGGCTGGAGGTGCGGGTGCGCCTTGTCGATTGTGTCGGGTATACCGTGCCGGGAGCAAAGGGCTATGAAGATGAAAATGGGCCTAGAATGATCAATACCCCATGGTACGAAGAACCGATTCCGTTCCATGAAGCGGCGGAAATCGGAACCCGAAAAGTTATTCAGGAACATTCGACGATCGGTGTTGTCATCACAACTGACGGCACGATCGGCGAGATACCGAGAAGCGACTATTTACAGGCGGAAGAGCGGGTCATTGAAGAATTGAAAGAGGTTGGAAAGCCGTTCATTATGGTCGTTAATACTGTCCAGCCCCATCATCCGGATACTGAGGCACTCCGTCAGAAGCTGAACGAAAAGTATGACATCCCGGTTCTTGCGATGAGCATTGAATCGATGAGGGAACAGGATGTGAATAATGTTCTGCGGGAAGCGCTTTATGAATTCCCTGTACTTGAGGTGAATGTCAATCTGCCGAGCTGGGTAATGGTTCTGAAAGAGGATCACTGGCTCAGGCAAAGTTATCAGGAAGCGGTCCAGGATACGGTCAAGGATATTAAACGGCTCCGCGATGTCGACTTTGTAGTTGGCCAGTTCAATGAGTATGAGTTCATCGACAGAGCTGGTCTCGCCGGCATCGAAATGGGGCAGGGCATAGCAGAAATCGACCTTTATGCACCTGATGACCTTTATGATCAGATATTGAAAGAAGTGGTCGGTGTCGAGATCCGCGGAAAAGACCACTTGCTTGAAATCATGCAGGATTTGTCTCATGCCAAGTCGGAATATGACCAGGTTGCCGACGCATTGAAGATGGTAAAGCAAACAGGCTATGGCATTGCCGCTCCAGCCCTTTCTGACATGAGCCTCGATGAACCTGAGATCATCCGCCAGGGTTCAAGGTTCGGAGTCCGCTTGAAAGCGGTCGCGCCGTCCATTCATATGATTAAAGTGGATGTGGAATCGGAATTTGCGCCGATTATTGGCACCGAGAAGCAGAGTGAAGAGCTTGTACGCTATTTGATGCAGGACTTTGAAGATGACCCGCTTTCCATCTGGAGCTCCGATATTTTCGGCCGTTCTCTGAGCTCAATTGTGAGGGAAGGCATTCAGGCGAAGTTA